One segment of Prionailurus bengalensis isolate Pbe53 chromosome E3, Fcat_Pben_1.1_paternal_pri, whole genome shotgun sequence DNA contains the following:
- the HBQ1 gene encoding hemoglobin subunit theta-1: MVLSAAERAAVRALWTKLGSNVGVYATEALERTFLAFPTTKTYFPHFDLTPGSAQVKAHGQKVADALTRAVAHLDDLPTALWALSDLHVRQLRVDPVNFKLLGHCLLVTLARHYPGDFSPAMHASLEKFLSHVISALASSYG, from the exons ATGGTGCTGTCCGCCGCGGAGAGGGCGGCAGTGCGCGCGCTGTGGACGAAGCTGGGGAGCAACGTTGGGGTCTACGCGACCGAGGCCCTGGAGAG GACCTTCCTGGCCTTCCCGACCACCAAGACCTACTTCCCCCACTTCGACCTGACCCCCGGCTCCGCCCAGGTCAAGGCCCACGGCCAGAAGGTGGCCGACGCGCTGACGCGGGCCGTGGCCCACCTGGACGACCTGCCTACCGCCCTGTGGGCCCTGAGCGACCTGCACGTGCGCCAGCTGCGTGTGGACCCCGTCAACTTCAAG CTCCTGGGCCACTGCCTGCTGGTGACCCTCGCCCGGCACTACCCTGGAGACTTCAGCCCGGCCATGCACGCCTCGCTGGAAAAGTTTCTGAGCCACGTGATCTCGGCGCTGGCCTCCAGCTACGGCTAA
- the HBA1 gene encoding hemoglobin subunit alpha produces MVLSAADKSNVKACWGKIGSHAGEYGAEALERTFCCFPTTKTYFPHFDLSHGSAQVQAHGQKVADALTQAVAHIDDLPNALSSLSDLHAYKLRVDPVNFKFLSHCLLVTLACHHPAEFTPAVHASLDKFFSAVSTVLTSKYR; encoded by the exons ATGGTGCTGTCTGCCGCCGACAAGAGCAACGTCAAGGCCTGCTGGGGTAAGATTGGGTCCCATGCTGGCGAATATGGCGCAGAGGCCCTGGAGAG GACCTTCTGCTGCTTCCCCACCACCAAGACCTACTTCCCCCACTTCGACCTGAGCCACGGCTCCGCCCAGGTCCAGGCCCACGGCCAGAAGGTGGCCGACGCGCTGACGCAGGCCGTGGCCCACATAGACGACCTGCCTAACGCCCTGTCGTCTCTGAGCGACCTGCACGCGTACAAGCTGCGTGTGGACCCCGTCAACTTCAAG TTCCTGAGCCACTGCCTGCTGGTGACCCTGGCCTGCCACCACCCCGCGGAATTCACCCCCGCCGTCCACGCCTCCCTGGACAAGTTCTTCAGCGCTGTGAGCACCGTGCTGACCTCCAAATACCGTTGA
- the LOC122471943 gene encoding hemoglobin subunit alpha, whose protein sequence is MVLSAADKSNVKACWGKIGSHAGEYGAEALERTFCCFPTTKTYFPHFDLSHGSAQVQAHGQKVADALTQAVAHIDDLPNALSSLSDLHAYKLRVDPVNFKFLSHCLLVTLACHHPAEFTPAVHASLDKFFSAVSTVLTSKYR, encoded by the exons ATGGTGCTGTCTGCCGCCGACAAGAGCAACGTCAAGGCCTGCTGGGGTAAGATTGGGTCCCATGCTGGCGAATATGGCGCAGAGGCCCTGGAGAG GACCTTCTGCTGCTTCCCCACCACCAAGACCTACTTCCCCCACTTCGACCTGAGCCACGGCTCCGCTCAGGTCCAGGCCCACGGCCAGAAGGTGGCCGACGCGCTGACGCAGGCCGTGGCCCACATAGACGACCTGCCTAACGCCCTGTCGTCTCTGAGCGACCTGCACGCGTACAAGCTGCGTGTGGACCCCGTCAACTTCAAG TTCCTGAGCCACTGCCTGCTGGTGACCCTGGCCTGCCACCACCCCGCGGAATTCACCCCCGCCGTCCACGCCTCCCTGGACAAGTTCTTCAGCGCTGTGAGCACCGTGCTGACCTCCAAATACCGTTGA
- the HBM gene encoding hemoglobin subunit mu — protein MLSAQERAHVAQVWDLIAGHEAAFGAELLLRLFTVYPSTKIYFKHLGVCPDEAQLLTHGQRVLEAVGVAVQHTDHLRAALSPLADLHAQVLRVDPANFPLLIQCFHVMLASHLQGEFTVQMQAAWDKFLTEVAMVLTEKYR, from the exons ATGCTCAGCGCCCAAGAGCGCGCCCACGTAGCGCAGGTCTGGGACCTGATCGCCGGCCACGAGGCGGCCTTCGGGGCGGAGCTGTTGCTCAG GCTCTTCACGGTCTATCCCAGCACCAAGATCTACTTCAAGCACCTGGGCGTCTGCCCCGACGAGGCTCAGCTGCTGACCCACGGACAACGCGTGCTCGAGGCGGTGGGCGTGGCCGTGCAACACACCGACCACCTGCGCGCCGCCCTGAGCCCGCTCGCCGACCTGCACGCGCAAGTGCTACGCGTGGACCCCGCCAACTTCCCT CTGCTGATCCAGTGTTTCCATGTGATGCTGGCCTCCCACCTGCAGGGCGAGTTCACCGTGCAGATGCAGGCGGCGTGGGACAAGTTCTTGACAGAAGTAGCCATGGTGCTGACTGAGAAGTACCGATGA
- the LOC122471944 gene encoding hemoglobin subunit zeta has product MSLTKAEKTIILSMWGKISTQADAIGTQALERLFASYPQTKTYFPHFDLRPGSAHLRTHGAKVAAALGDAVKSIDNIAGALSKLSEMHAYVLRVDPVNFKLLSHCLLVTVASHFPADFTADAHTAWDKFLSIVSCVLTEKYR; this is encoded by the exons ATGTCTCTGACCAAGGCTGAGAAGACCATCATCCTGTCCATGTGGGGCAAGATCTCCACTCAGGCGGATGCCATTGGCACCCAGGCCCTGGAGAG GCTCTTCGCCAGCTACCCCCAGACCAAGACCTACTTCCCGCACTTCGACCTGCGCCCGGGCTCCGCGCACCTGCGCACGCACGGCGCCAAGGTGGCGGCCGCCCTGGGCGATGCGGTCAAGAGCATCGACAACATCGCGGGCGCCCTGTCCAAGCTGAGTGAGATGCACGCCTACGTTCTGCGCGTGGACCCGGTCAACTTCAAG CTCCTGTCCCACTGTCTGCTGGTCACGGTGGCCTCGCACTTCCCCGCTGACTTCACGGCCGACGCCCATACCGCCTGGGACAAGTTCCTGTCCATCGTGTCCTGCGTCCTGACCGAGAAGTACCGCTGA